In a genomic window of Oncorhynchus masou masou isolate Uvic2021 chromosome 4, UVic_Omas_1.1, whole genome shotgun sequence:
- the LOC135521659 gene encoding zinc finger and SCAN domain-containing protein 2-like: MSSLSYSPVKEEEVCWTEKEALVKEEEEEKDVTIQKQVEAVTVKEEVKAVTVKEEEDAFRVKEEEDVTVKEEEEEKEEDVTVKEEEEEKDAFKVKEEEEDAVLGVEDEEGEITVTLEEDEEEKTGELINTSKYRERHDYRGSSGEPQQHHEADEAEKTLSRSELLKKHQQKPTGKKSIYCSDCGKHCKSSSKLKIHQRVHTGEKPYSCDQCGKSFTKSNNLVSHQRTHTGEQPYSCKQCGRSFSQSNSLDRHQRTHTGEKPYSCDQCGKSFTRSSSLKLHQKLHTREQSYS; the protein is encoded by the exons atgagttcactaagctactctcctgttaaagaagaggaggtctgctggacggagaaggAAGCTCTCgtcaaggaggaggaggaagagaaggatgttacaatacaaaaacaagtagaggctgttacagtgaaagaagaagtGAAAGccgttacagtgaaagaagaggaagacgcgttcagagtgaaagaggaggaggatgttacagtaaaagaagaggaggaagagaaagaggaggatgttacagtaaaagaagaggaggaagagaaggacgCCTTcaaagtgaaagaggaggaggaagatgccGTTTTGGGAGtggaggatgaagagggggagattACTGTCACATTGGAGGAGGACGAAGAAGAGAAGACTGGAGAactgattaacaccagtaaataca gagagagacatgactatcgtggatcctctggggagcctcaacaacatcatgaagctgacgaggcagagaagaCTCTCTCCCGATCAGAACTgctcaagaaacaccagcagaaacccacagggaagaaatctatctactgctctgactgtgggaaacaTTGCAAATCTTCATCAAAACTTAAAATACACCAGCgagtacacacaggagagaaaccttatagttGTGATCAGTGTGGCAAGAGTTTTACTAAGTCAAACAACCtggtatcacaccagagaacacacacaggagagcagCCATATAGCTGTAAgcaatgtgggaggagtttttCTCAGTCAAACAGCCTGGATAGACAccaaagaacacacacaggagagaagccttatagctgtgatcaatgtgggaagagttttactcggTCAAGCTCCCTGAAATTACACCAGAAACTACACACAAGAGAGCAGTCATATAGCTGA